In the genome of Desulfotomaculum sp., one region contains:
- a CDS encoding polysaccharide biosynthesis protein, translating into MENRQKRTLVIGAGLAGKKVIEALGGSSKDRKIIGFIDDDPKKKGTEFCGLPVLGNRRDITGLNSRYGFDEVILAIPSAPPGEISNILEICMKTRSKVKIMSGIYDLNTGKINVRPIRDVQIEDLLGRKPLSLDIGGIISYLRDQVVLITGAGGSVGSELSRSVADNKPKKLILLGRGENSIYEIEQSLKISHPRVRIISEIGDIKDAGRMNRLFKKYKPGIVFHAAAHKHVPYMEKNPEEAVKKNIIGTKVLCSAAIAGGCGRFIFISTDKAVEPTSIMGATKRAAEIIVQLMNEKKLTKYACVRFGNILGSRGSVLPLFERQISLGGPLTITHPEMTRYFMTVSEAAQLVIQAGAMTKGGEIFVLDMGEPISIRDLAFKMIGLKDLKPGKDIPIKYIGIRPGEKISESLFNDEERIMPTRHEKIMAVYGRNNYEGIQRLLHTLEDPEFSYAEAQVRKMLSDFLNNLREAK; encoded by the coding sequence ATGGAAAACAGACAAAAGAGAACTCTTGTTATCGGCGCGGGATTGGCTGGAAAAAAAGTCATCGAAGCCCTCGGCGGCTCCTCGAAAGACCGAAAGATTATAGGCTTTATCGATGATGACCCCAAGAAAAAAGGTACTGAATTCTGCGGCCTGCCTGTATTGGGAAACAGGCGCGATATCACCGGGCTGAATTCCAGGTATGGATTTGATGAGGTCATTCTGGCCATCCCCTCGGCCCCTCCCGGTGAAATAAGCAATATTCTTGAGATATGCATGAAGACCAGGTCCAAGGTTAAAATTATGTCCGGTATCTACGATCTGAACACAGGAAAAATAAACGTCCGCCCAATCCGGGATGTCCAAATTGAAGATCTGCTGGGGCGCAAGCCGCTTTCACTTGATATCGGCGGAATAATAAGTTACCTGAGAGATCAGGTCGTTCTGATTACAGGCGCCGGGGGCTCGGTCGGCTCGGAACTATCCAGAAGCGTAGCCGATAACAAACCAAAAAAACTAATCCTGTTGGGACGCGGTGAGAACAGTATTTATGAAATTGAACAGAGTCTGAAGATCAGCCACCCCCGGGTCAGAATAATCAGCGAAATAGGGGACATCAAGGATGCAGGCAGAATGAACAGGTTATTTAAAAAATATAAGCCTGGAATCGTTTTTCACGCCGCCGCGCACAAGCATGTCCCGTACATGGAAAAAAACCCTGAAGAAGCTGTCAAGAAAAACATCATCGGCACAAAGGTTCTTTGCAGCGCAGCCATAGCAGGAGGCTGCGGAAGGTTTATCTTTATCTCAACCGACAAGGCGGTTGAACCGACAAGTATCATGGGCGCCACTAAAAGGGCGGCGGAAATTATTGTCCAGCTGATGAATGAAAAAAAATTGACAAAATATGCCTGCGTCCGTTTCGGCAATATCCTGGGCAGCAGGGGAAGCGTGCTGCCCCTGTTTGAAAGACAGATTTCTCTAGGCGGACCGCTCACCATAACACATCCCGAAATGACCCGTTATTTTATGACGGTGAGTGAGGCGGCGCAGTTGGTAATTCAAGCGGGAGCCATGACCAAAGGCGGGGAGATTTTTGTCCTGGATATGGGAGAACCAATCTCGATCAGGGACCTTGCTTTTAAGATGATCGGGCTAAAGGACTTGAAGCCGGGAAAGGATATCCCCATAAAGTATATCGGGATCAGGCCGGGTGAAAAAATTTCGGAGAGCCTTTTTAATGATGAAGAAAGAATTATGCCCACAAGGCATGAAAAGATAATGGCGGTATACGGCAGGAACAATTACGAAGGTATCCAGCGCCTGCTGCACACTCTGGAAGACCCTGAGTTTTCTTATGCAGAAGCGCAGGTCAGAAAAATGCTGAGCGATTTTTTGAATAATTTAAGAGAAGCAAAATAA